A window of Lentibacillus sp. Marseille-P4043 contains these coding sequences:
- a CDS encoding ABC transporter ATP-binding protein: MRIDVKSVTKKYKDTLALDTISFSLDEPKIYGLLGRNGAGKTTFMEILSGHIVATTGEILIDGEKPFDNQRLTESICLIKEGNNFKRDLKVKNVLRMYSLFYPTWDQDLADELMDVYQLKPNARVKALSKGMASALGIIVGLACKAPITIFDEPYIGLDAAARRKFYEILLEEYEQEKRTIIFSTHLIDEVSLLFEEVLIIQDGKLVLKEEAEVLRNNTCAVSGSIEEVEAFIRNKQVISKKELAGMMTAYVYGSKQQAESAGLSVEGVPIQELMIYLTENKKGA, translated from the coding sequence ATGCGAATTGACGTAAAAAGTGTAACAAAGAAATATAAAGACACATTAGCACTTGATACGATTTCATTTTCATTAGATGAACCAAAGATCTATGGACTTTTGGGCCGTAATGGAGCAGGGAAAACAACATTTATGGAAATATTATCTGGCCATATTGTAGCAACAACCGGTGAAATTCTGATCGATGGGGAAAAGCCGTTTGATAATCAGCGGTTAACAGAATCCATTTGTTTAATTAAAGAGGGTAACAACTTTAAACGTGATTTAAAGGTTAAAAATGTGCTACGGATGTATTCGCTATTTTATCCGACATGGGACCAAGACCTAGCTGACGAACTGATGGATGTTTATCAGCTAAAACCGAATGCTCGGGTAAAAGCATTATCAAAAGGGATGGCATCGGCGCTTGGTATTATCGTTGGTTTAGCGTGTAAAGCACCGATCACCATTTTTGATGAACCGTATATCGGGTTGGATGCGGCAGCAAGAAGGAAATTTTATGAGATCTTGTTGGAAGAGTATGAACAAGAAAAGCGTACGATCATCTTTTCTACCCATTTAATTGACGAAGTAAGTTTGTTGTTTGAGGAAGTATTGATCATTCAAGATGGCAAGCTTGTACTGAAGGAAGAAGCAGAGGTTTTACGTAATAATACGTGTGCTGTATCTGGGAGTATAGAAGAAGTGGAAGCTTTTATTAGGAACAAGCAAGTCATTAGCAAAAAGGAACTAGCTGGGATGATGACAGCATATGTCTATGGGAGTAAGCAACAGGCAGAGTCAGCAGGGTTATCGGTTGAAGGAGTGCCAATTCAGGAATTAATGATTTACTTAACAGAAAACAAGAAGGGAGCCTAA
- a CDS encoding GntR family transcriptional regulator: MKYTLDENRPIFLQIKEQLEDSVINGTIKPGERVPSTNEFSNFYKINPATAAKGINELVHENILFKKRGVGMFVTDDAKEILIEKRKEHFYEKFIQPLRSEAKKLRLSDQDLLEMIKWEGTNNAN; this comes from the coding sequence ATGAAATACACACTAGATGAAAACAGGCCAATTTTCCTGCAAATAAAAGAACAACTAGAAGATTCGGTTATCAATGGAACCATTAAACCTGGTGAACGGGTACCATCAACAAATGAATTTTCAAATTTTTATAAAATAAATCCAGCAACCGCAGCTAAAGGCATAAATGAACTAGTTCATGAAAACATTTTATTTAAAAAAAGAGGGGTTGGAATGTTTGTGACAGACGATGCCAAGGAAATTTTAATTGAAAAACGAAAGGAACATTTTTATGAAAAATTCATTCAACCATTAAGGAGTGAAGCAAAAAAATTACGGTTAAGTGATCAAGATTTACTGGAAATGATTAAATGGGAGGGGACAAATAATGCGAATTGA
- a CDS encoding toxin-antitoxin system HicB family antitoxin yields MAKKKNFPLRIDPKLYDILQRWAKDEFRSVNSHVEFLLRDAAKKAGRLPKKEDKKIGED; encoded by the coding sequence ATGGCGAAGAAGAAGAATTTCCCATTACGTATAGATCCGAAGTTATACGATATTTTGCAAAGATGGGCAAAGGATGAATTCCGTAGTGTCAATAGTCACGTGGAATTTTTGTTACGCGATGCAGCAAAGAAAGCTGGCAGGCTTCCAAAAAAAGAAGATAAAAAAATAGGTGAAGATTAA
- a CDS encoding SPFH domain-containing protein has translation MQERNAWSMNGFLGIIVIAALVAGAVFSLINQQFVIGGICLVVAITLGSGITLVQPNQSVVVIFLGKYMGTIRREGIVITVPFSIRRTISLRVRNFNSKRLKVNDVNGNPIEIAAVIVFKVVDAAKAVFDVDRYEQFVEIQSETAIRAVATKYPYDTFEDVELTLRGNADVVSNQLATELQERLDVAGVEVIETRLTHLAYSTEIAQAMLQRQQASAIISARRQIVEGAVGMVQDAIERIEKEGIVDLDEERRVAMINNLLVSIVSDHGAQPVINTGSLYQ, from the coding sequence ATGCAGGAACGAAATGCTTGGTCGATGAATGGGTTTTTGGGGATAATCGTAATTGCTGCACTTGTTGCCGGGGCCGTTTTTAGCTTGATTAACCAGCAATTTGTTATTGGCGGAATTTGTCTTGTTGTTGCCATTACACTTGGTAGTGGTATTACATTGGTGCAGCCGAATCAATCTGTTGTCGTTATTTTTCTAGGTAAATACATGGGGACGATCCGCCGGGAAGGGATTGTTATTACGGTTCCTTTCTCCATCAGAAGAACGATTTCATTACGGGTACGAAATTTTAACAGTAAGCGATTGAAGGTTAACGATGTCAATGGGAATCCAATTGAGATTGCTGCTGTGATTGTATTTAAGGTGGTTGATGCAGCAAAAGCAGTGTTTGATGTTGATCGTTACGAACAATTTGTGGAGATCCAGAGTGAGACAGCAATTCGGGCGGTGGCAACGAAATATCCGTACGATACGTTTGAAGATGTTGAATTGACGTTAAGAGGGAATGCCGATGTCGTGTCCAACCAACTGGCAACAGAGTTACAGGAGCGATTAGACGTTGCTGGTGTAGAAGTAATTGAAACGCGTTTGACCCATCTTGCTTATTCAACGGAAATTGCCCAAGCGATGCTACAGCGTCAACAAGCGAGTGCAATCATATCTGCTCGCCGGCAAATTGTTGAAGGTGCAGTAGGAATGGTGCAGGATGCCATCGAACGGATTGAAAAAGAAGGAATTGTTGATTTAGATGAGGAACGACGAGTGGCCATGATCAATAATTTACTCGTTTCAATTGTATCCGACCATGGCGCACAACCAGTTATAAATACTGGATCATTGTACCAATAA